Genomic DNA from uncultured Acetobacterium sp.:
TGCTTTTGCCGCCGCCCTGGAGTTGGTGTATGTGGTGCATAGCGAAATTAATTTTGAATCTAACCCGATGATTTCCCAAACTAGGGACTTTATCGAAGCTCAACCAGAAGACGCCGTCTCACTTGATGAATTATCTGATAAGATATTTATCAGTAAATATTACCTGATCCGAGAATTCAAAAAAACCATCGGTTTATCACCACACCGATTTCAGATTCAGAATCGCATTCGAAAATCCCAGCATCTTCTTCAAAATGGGGCAACCATTACTGCCGTGGCAATAGCTATGGGATTTTATGATCAGAGTCATTTTATTAAATATTTCAAAAAAATAGTGGGCATCACACCCACTGAATATATCGATTCACTGAAAGTGCTGGATTAATGGGCAATTTTTTACAATCGCTTGTGACACATCTTTGCTATATTTGTTGTAGAAAGCACGATCTGATAAAGACGTGCAACTAAACAAAAGCGAGGTATTTAAAATGAACAAAGCCGAAACCTTCACCCAGTTTAACAACGGCGTATTGGTAATTCCCGGTTATAAAAAAGAATTCAGTGATATTCCCTGGTCAAAGCATCCCACATTTGACGGCGTGGGATTGAAACACATCGTCACCGCCCAGGATACAAATGGACAATTCAGTTATCATCTTGTAAGGGTTGCTCCTAATAAAAGACTTGAAAATCACACCCATGAAAAACAATTGGAGACCCATGAAGTGATCGGCGGTTCTGGAACATGTATCAATGCCGGAACAAGTATCCCCTATCAAGCTGGCACCCTCTCGATTATGCCAGCCGGTATCGAACATCAGGTAACCGCCGGTAATGATGGGCTTTGTTTGTTCGCAAAATTTTTCCCGGCATTGTGCTAATTGATAGGCTATCTTATTCCTGACATTTTCGTTGTAAAAAAGATAACCACTATACAGAGGGCAAACGGTCCTCTGTTTTTCTTTTTATACTACGTTACCAAAGATTCTCCGCCTTCTTTTTATTACAGCGAATATTGTATTTCGCTAACAAATATATTATAATCTGCATATTGCTAAAGGTTTTACAACAAAAGAGTATTCACACTTCTTTAGAATCTGGCTTTTAGTATGAAAGGGGATCTTGTATATGGAAAATGGAGAAAAAAAGAAAAACTTATCAAACGGCACCTCCTGGTTTATCTGGGGTGGCGTTGCCGGGGTTTTTGCAATATCGAGT
This window encodes:
- a CDS encoding AraC family transcriptional regulator, giving the protein MKYYKSDKHKIEFTFLDSTSLSFESHNHISIYAVGLIVDGSVLVTKDDIAQKCTCGDLFIIPPYLLHSILPTSGKYSIITLCLGTEFLDTNNLRDGQTLLIDLADQLIQDGILTALQVDAFAAALELVYVVHSEINFESNPMISQTRDFIEAQPEDAVSLDELSDKIFISKYYLIREFKKTIGLSPHRFQIQNRIRKSQHLLQNGATITAVAIAMGFYDQSHFIKYFKKIVGITPTEYIDSLKVLD
- a CDS encoding cupin domain-containing protein — protein: MNKAETFTQFNNGVLVIPGYKKEFSDIPWSKHPTFDGVGLKHIVTAQDTNGQFSYHLVRVAPNKRLENHTHEKQLETHEVIGGSGTCINAGTSIPYQAGTLSIMPAGIEHQVTAGNDGLCLFAKFFPALC